One genomic window of Salvelinus namaycush isolate Seneca chromosome 22, SaNama_1.0, whole genome shotgun sequence includes the following:
- the LOC120017732 gene encoding zinc finger protein 883-like, producing MADSETECDTPGLDTLGSECVIAHSQVDLHYAAETEIMTEEKRGLELEIHGGDLAKIQGLTAVACVDAIVTETDHDYVTKPDHHGEIQCFTMGGEGKGEALLGEVLLKTETEHVVKVESDHVGGELTVESENGVVIHEAHGLQCNECGEIFGSMADLHQHFEIHKATNPYICVHCGDSFAVESSLKQHMKIHMKEKAYATTGVEMVGKGVIDAFNLKSHQMIHSPEKPHRCSECGKSFAAAITLREHMKMHSEDKPYKCTQCRKSFIRRRHLKKHQELHAREKPFTCSQCGKGFTTASSLKQHQKTHAGDKPHRCTQCGKCFAAAATLREHQRIHSGEKPYKCNQCRKSFVRKRHLKKHQLVHSGGKPYSCAQCDKSFNHSSSLSRHHKVHLEARIYSSPPQGKAFSYGSTMKQQSRMHQGGGGAGDKPYTCNHCDKSFNHSSSLSRHQRVHSEGKSYTCGHCGKRFNHSSSLSRHQRVHQEEKQQQQQQVVVQQQYSAVPSTKGFPHTTILKQRILASEKPYRCSQCGKGFNHSSSLSRHHRIHIDQ from the coding sequence ATGGCCGATTCAGAGACTGAGTGTGACACACCCGGCCTTGACACGCTGGGGTCGGAGTGTGTCATTGCCCACAGCCAGGTTGACCTGCATTATGCGGCCGAGACAGAGATCATGACGGAGGAGAAACGTGGCCTGGAGCTGGAGATCCACGGgggcgacctggccaagatccAAGGGCTCACTGCCGTGGCCTGTGTGGATGCCATCGTCACAGAGACTGACCACGACTACGTGACCAAGCCGGACCACCACGGGGAGATCCAGTGCTTCACCATGGGGGGCGAGGGCAAGGGGGAGGCGCTGCTGGGAGAGGTGCTGCTAAAAACCGAGACTGAACATGTGGTTAAGGTGGAGTCGGACCACGTGGGCGGTGAGCTGACGGTCGAGTCCGAGAATGGCGTGGTTATCCACGAGGCCCACGGCCTGCAATGCAACGAGTGCGGAGAGATCTTCGGCAGCATGGCCGACCTGCACCAGCACTTCGAGATCCACAAGGCCACCAACCCTTATATCTGCGTGCACTGTGGCGATAGCTTCGCTGTGGAGTCGAGCCTCAAGCAGCACATGAAGATCCACATGAAAGAGAAAGCGTATGCCACCACAGGCGTGGAGATGGTGGGAAAGGGGGTAATCGACGCTTTCAACCTCAAGTCTCACCAGATGATCCACAGCCCGGAGAAGCCCCACCGTTGCTCGGAATGCGGCAAGAGCTTCGCGGCGGCCATCACCCTGCGGGAGCACATGAAAATGCACTCGGAGGATAAGCCGTACAAGTGTACCCAGTGCAGGAAGAGCTTCATCCGCCGGCGCCACCTCAAGAAGCACCAGGAGCTCCACGCCAGGGAGAAGCCCTTcacctgttcccagtgtggaaagggtttcaccACGGCCTCTAGCCTGAAGCAGCACCAGAAAACCCACGCAGGGGACAAGCCTCACCGCTGCACACAGTGCGGGAAGTGCTTTGCCGCAGCCGCAACCCTGCGGGAGCACCAGCGCATCCACTCTGGGGAGAAGCCCTACAAGTGCAACCAGTGCAGGAAGAGCTTTGTCCGCAAGCGCCACCTTAAGAAGCACCAACTGGTCCACTCGGGTGGGAAACCCTACTCCTGCGCCCAGTGCGACAAGAGCTTCAACCACTCCTCCTCGCTCTCCCGGCACCACAAGGTCCACCTGGAGGCACGCATCTACTCCTCCCCTCCCCAGGGCAAGGCATTCTCCTACGGGAGCACTATGAAGCAGCAGTCAAGGATGCACCAGGGGGGGGGAGGCGCGGGAGACAAACCGTACACCTGCAACCACTGCGACAAGAGCTTCAATCATTCCTCCTCCCTGTCCCGCCACCAAAGAGTCCACTCGGAGGGGAAGAGCTACACCTGCGGCCACTGTGGGAAGAGGTTCAACCACTCCTCTTCCCTGTCCAGGCACCAGCGTGTTCACCAGGaggagaagcagcagcagcagcaacaggtAGTGGTGCAGCAACAGTACAGCGCAGTTCCCTCGACGAAGGGATTCCCCCACACCACCATCCTCAAACAGCGTATCCTGGCCAGCGAGAAGCCATACAggtgctcccagtgtggaaaaggCTTCAAccattcatcctctctctccaggcATCATAGAATCCACATTGACCAGTGA